A window of Chryseobacterium aquaeductus genomic DNA:
TGCGTATTAAATTCTTCTTTTTCAAAATCGAAAACATTCACTGCTTGATAACAATCTCTTCCCGAAAGGATTCTATTTTCGCAGCCCATATAAAAAGTATTCAACTCGTCAGTTAACTGAAATATTTCCGAATAAAATCCACCTGGCGTGCCTTCTTCTTTTTCGATAGTATAGGTGTACATTTTTCCGTATTGCTCATATACAAATACGTTATTGTAAAACTGCATAGAGCCGCCGGTTTGCAAATTCCACGAAAAAATGCAAAACGTTTTATCGGGCGAAGTGGCTTTGTAAAACTGATAGTCTTTTAGTTTCGGGAAATTATATGTTAAAATTTCTTTGTTTGAAAGTGCATATTTCATAATTTTTTGTTTCAGAATTTTATTTTCTGTAATCAAACTATCAAAAGCAGTTTCTTCCGTTCGGCGAGATAAATAGCCGAAATTATCGATTTTTTTTAAACTAATTAGCAAATCATTTTCGATACTTTCGATCGTTTGAGCCAATGAAAATATTGGGCAAAATAGTAAGAGAATTATGGGCAATAAAATAGTTGCCTTAATAGTTTTCATCAAATTTCAGTTTTTTAAGTTTCAAATTTTTTTGCCAACCGTACGGAAAAATACCATTACCATTTTCAGCAATTTTGGTCATTATTTCTTTTACTTTGTTCTGAATTTTAATGGGCAAGGTGTAAAACGACTTATCTACTTGCGTATTTCTGCCCGAATCCATTCCACTATTTTGGTGGTGAATGGCATATTTCTTTCCTTTATGAATGGTGATGATTTTAATTTTTCCTTCATCAACATTGTTTTTACTTCGTATTCCGTAAACAATTATGGGATCGGAAATTCCGTCGCCATCAATATCATTAATTTGCAAAAACTTGGTCCATATCCAAATAGAAAAATAAGGATCATTTTTTACATCTTCGGTTTTTAAAAAGTCTGTTACAGTCCAATTGGTTTTTAAAATTCCGTTGGTCGAAAGGACATCAACCAATTTTATTTTATCAAACAAAGGGCTGTCTTCATTCTTGCTGTATTCGCTTTCCATAAGGGTTAAGTAGTGCAGTCCAGCCTTGTCTTTGTATTCAAAAACTTTATAAATTGGAATATCAATTCCAAAATCTGTTTTTACTTTTTCGGTAAATAGTTTGGCAACCATATCATCTGAAACCAATTGGCTGTTGGCGGGAATGGTTTGCGAAAAAATAATTTTTGCAAGCAATAAGCATAAAATTAAAATGAATTTTTTCATCTGCAATAAGCATTTTTAATTATTATTTTCAATCGTTCGTACCACAATTTTTTGTCTTTTGTGGGGTATTGAATTTGCATTTTCATTACTTCATCTTTGCGTACCCAAGTTACTTCGGCAAACTCATATTTATCTAAAAAATTGTTATAATAACCAATGGCATAATAGCAATTTTTGTTTTTCAAAATCTCTTTTTGAGTTACAATTTTGCCATTTGCGTAGGTTTCGTCGTTATAGGTTTCTGCAAAATAAGTTTCTAAACTAATTGTTGTATCATCTCTATAAAATCCTTGAACATCGATAGTGGTATTTTTATTTTTCTTACCCACAAACGAATGATGGCAACGCTCTGAGCCACTTTTTTCTTTCATTTCTTTCAATGGCAATGGCAAACAATATTCAATCTGCTCAATGTTGTTGAACATTTGCAAGCCCAAGCCTAAGGATTTTTCTTGTGAGAAAATGGAGGTGTTCAGGAGTAATGCTATGATGATTATTTTGATTCTCATTAGGTTTGTTTTCTAAAATATTTTAATGAAAATGCTAAGACAATTAGACCAAAACCAAGACCAACATAAACACACCTAGTGCTGAAATAATCTTCTGGATTTTCTCCATCATGCGATAACGTATATTGAAATGAATCTAAAAAATAAGTTGCAATCTGGTAAATAATTACCAAAATTCCGCAGAAAATAAGTAGGAAAATGATTGAAGACTTTAGCATTTATAACGTAATTACTTCGGTTGATAAATCACTCAATTTCAAACTAACTTTTTCGTTGTTTGAATTAAAATCAACAATTTTATTTTCTTTAAAATTAATTATTTGACTTTGTTTTGTATTCAAATTTACTAAAATATATTTATCTCTATGCACCACCACTAATTGATTGTTATAAAAATAATTCCCTAGAAATATGAGCGTTGATAGGTCTTCGTAGGGCAAATAAAAAACGAGCAAAGTAGATAGATCGATATAAAACGATTCGCCTTCATCTGGTATAAAAACGTAGCGATTATCTTCCGATGCAAAACAAAAATGATCTAAATTAAAATTGAGATAAATTTCTTTATTTTTTAAAATATCATTTCTCAATTCATTATTTAAATACAAATTGGCTTGCCACAAACTACGAACATTGTTGGGCTCGTCATAATCTATGATATGCAAAATTGCTTCTGTATTTTTGTAAGTTGCACTAAACTTTTTGTCAATCATTTTTTAGAAAAAACTTTTATAAATTTTTTCTTCTTTGGCGGTATCTCTTACTTTTCCTTCGGATAGATTGGCTACCAGTTCATTGTAATTGTTCCAATGTAAATTTTTGATCATATACGATGTTTTTGCGGTATAAATAGTAAATTCGGTCCAACTTACTAAACCATTATTTAGTTTTTTATTGACCGAAGTCCACGATAAAATATCGGCTCTCTTAATGGTTTTTTTTGGTAAAAAAATACCTTTTGCCTCCATTCTATCGGCATAAATGTCTATTTTATTAAAGTACAAGCTGCTGCGTTTGTTGCCACTTAAAATTGGTGTATCCATTTTTTTTATAAATTAATTAATATGTGAAAGTATTTTTACATTTTTAGGATCGTCTTTCAAATAAACTACGGTCAATGTATCTCCAGGTTTATAGGTGCTAAATTCGGTTCTGCCAATGGTTACGCTGGTAGTTACATAATCACCCATGGTGGTTTTGAGTTTTATTTTATCAAAGATTTCGTCAATCTTTTTTTCGGTTGCTGTTTTTCCTATGGTATCGGTTTTTGTTGTGGGTATTGGATCGCCTTGGGTAAACATAGCAATATCCATCATATAACTTGGTGTTTTTCGGGTGCCGTTTTTATAAGTTGATAGCACCGATGCTTTTACTCTGATGCCTTCTTTTAAAAATAAGGCATCTTCTTTTTTGGACAAATAAAAGACGATGCCTAAGCCTATTACAAGCAAGCCAACGCAGGTAAAGACGATGTTTTTAAGGTTTAGTTTCATCAGCAAATTATTTATTTAAATTTACTTCTATTCTTTTACATACTGCTACATCGGCATCGGATACGCTATACAAATCGCCATTGGCACCAAAAACTTCTATCTGAATAAAGTTGTTTATAATGCTTAAATATATTTTCTCAATCCCTATAAACGTATAACCATAAAAGTTCAAAATATTCTCGGATTCGGGAAATGGAATGCCTAATTTCTGCAATTTTTGCATCAAATCTGCTTCATCTTCAAAAGACAGTTTCCATATCAAACTATCGCCATCGTTTGCATGACCACCAATAGCGTGTTTGAAAGTGAAATATTTTAATTGATTGGTTAATTCTTCCATGGTCATAAATTAATTCGAAAATTCATACAACTCACTCTGAATTCTAATTGAATTTAAAGAAAAAATAAACTACCGCCGCCCATTCTCTCTTTACACCGTTTGCATAGCCTATAGTGCTATGGCTGCTGTTTTCAACAGTTCCGTTATCTTTTACATAACCAATTGTGCTATGGTTACTGTTTTCAATAGTTCCATCTTTTTTTACGTACCCTACGGTGCTATGACTGCTGTTTTCTATAGTGCCGTCACTTTTTATGTAACCAATCGTGCTATGACTTTTGTTTTCAATCGTTCCATCACTTTTGATATAACCTGCAGTGCTATGACTTTTGTTTTCAATCGTTCCATCACTTTTGATATAACCTGCAGTGCTATGACTGCTGGTTTCAATTGTACCATCACTTTTGATATAACCTGATGTCGAGTGGCTACTACTCTCTATACTTTGAGCTTTTGCAATTGTCGATAGCATTATTAATGCTAAAATTGTGATTTTTTTCAATTTCATTTTAATTTATTTTTATAATTATTCAAATTTACCGAAATTATAGTTTGTCGCGAAAAAAAAATCCTGAATCTAAAGCCGAAACCTTTACAATTTAAGGTTATAATAGTGAAATCATGTATTATTTAGTAAGATTAAAGAACAAAACAACAACAATATGATAGAGAAATCGTTAATATTACTAATGCTAAAATTAAATAATCAATCTATATTAAATTATAGAGTCATTTAAAAGATTCCAAAAGCCAAGATGCAAAAAAAAGTATTATAGGATGACGAAAATTCGTCACAAGTATTTTAAATTTCTTCTTTGATATTTTTGACTTTTAAAATGGATTTTTTTAGTAGTTTTGTACCTAATGAAAAAATATAACAAATACCATTTCACCATTAAAATTTTATATGCTTTAGGAATTCATAACCAACTCCTAGCCAACTCTTTCACTTCTTCAATCCCTCGTTCTACTACTCAGAATTGAAAAGACCTGAAACCTGAAAAATTTGTGGGTAATGAATTTGCTGCTCAGGTAGAACATGATTTGGAAAAGGTAAAATTGATTCTTGATGAAAGAATCAAAAAGATGACTTTTGCTTTTTATGCATTCTGTAGATTATATCTCACGATTCTTGAATTCATCGGTAAGAAAAATTTTGAGAAAATTATCCTTCACAATAAGGAAGCTGTTATTGATCTTGTTTCTAATCTCCCTGTAGGGTTTGATCGGAATTTAGTTTGTAAGTTCTTGCAAATTACTCCGGATCAATTCAATATCTGGAATAGTAATCATCTTTTTAGATGTTCTATATCTATCATCAGATAATGCAAAAAACGATTTCCTAATCAGATTTCTCAAAAAGAAATCAATGTTTTAAAAAGCCTCATGTCCAGAAAAAGATTTTCAGCCTGGAGCATTGCTTCAGTTTGGGGATATGTTATTAAAAAAGGAAATATCTCAATGTCCAGAACTTCCTGGTACAGGTATTGTCTTCGTTTAGAAATTTCTCAAAACGAAAACCCATAATAAACCCAGAAAAAGAGGCTCAGTAAAAGCTTCCCGTCCCTATGAAATCTAGCATGCAGACGTTACAGAGTTTGTGACTTCCGATAATGTCAAATTCTACATTCATACGGTCTTGGATAACTTTTCAAGAAAAGTGATTGCCTACACTATATCTCGTGATAAAATTGCCAAAACAAGACTCATTAGTCTGAAAGAGGCAATACTTTTACAATTCAGCAAAAATACTCTCTCCTGCTGATTTGGATCTCATTGTGGATGGTGGGGCGGAAAACAATAACTTCAGAATCCGAAACTTTATCCGACATTGCCAAGTGAATATTCAAAAGAAAATTGCGTTCAAAGATGTCTATTTTCTAATTCTATGATTGAAGGGCATTTTCAAATTTTCAAGAAATTTCTACGTTGCCAGGGTGAAATTCATTCACGGGATTTTCACAAAATCATTGAGTTCTTCGTAAAAGATTACACTTTTATTAGACCTCATTATTATCATTGGACCTACACTCCTGATGCGATTCATAATAATCCTGAACTATTCAATATCAAACCACAGCTTGAACATATCAATAAAGAGCGATTAAAAAATAATCGTAATTCGTGTTGTAAAGCAGCATAGGGTTTTCATGAGAAAATACTGTTTCAAGGATAGTTTATATTCTTTTCTAAAGTTCCATTTTAAACATCAAAGTCAAAGTGCTTTTTCTTTTTGGATAAATAAAATACAAATTTTCAGCTTTTTATACAAGCATGAAACTTCTTTTAGTATTACCATCAGTCTGCACCAATATTAGTACACACTGATGGTGAATAACTTATTTTCATCCCTCATAATGAGACCTCGTAATACTTTTGAGGTTTTTTTTATCTCAAAATTTATTTCATGAGAGGGAGCCTACATTAATTGATATGAATTGATTTTAGTATCCAGATATTTTTGACTTCTGAAAACACAGATTAATAATTTGTTAAAACATATAGCCCACTTTAATGCCGTACCTGAAGGTCGGAAGATTAATTTTATCAGTTTTTTGATTCGTATCAAACTTTACGTCAAGTTTATAGTTATCGTACAAATTGTAAATTTCCAAAGCATCGTTAAGGTCATTATAAAAACCTTGCGGTAAAGGTTTATTTTCTTTTATCTCGAAAGTATTCGAGCCAAAGCCAGGTCCAGCAATTAAAAAATCGGCAAAAAACTTTTTCTTTATAACAAGTTTATAGCCTACCTGCAATCCAACAGCTGTAGTTTTTACTTGTGCTACTAGGTCTATAGGGCTTGTTTGGTAATTATTATCCGTATAAATACCTTCAATGGGAGTTTTGTAATTTTGATATTTCAGATATCCCCCAATATAGAAACCTGTCATTCCTCCTTTTTCCAGATACCACCTAAACTCTGGGATAATTTTAATTCCTGAAAATTCAAACTTTTTGGTGGAAATTTTATCTATATCAATACCTTCGACGCTGAAAATACCGGAATTGTATTTATAGCCTACGTTTAGCCCTATACTCATTGAGGAACTTATGCTTCTCTCATAAGTACCCTGAATGCTGCCAAAAAACAATCCAAAGGGATCTATCGAAATATTATTACGCAACGAATTATCGTTCATTCTTCCAACTTGCGCGTTGATTGTAATTGAAAATAAAAATAGAATAGACTAAGCTTTTCATAGTTAATGATTTATGTTATTAATTATATTTATTATGAGCCTATTGATTAGGCTCTTTCAAGCCATGAGCGGCTTATGTAAAGATTCTAATATTTTCAACATCATTGTTTCTTTGTTTTTAATTGATTTCAAAGAATTAAATTTTAATGAAGATCTCATCACATTGTTTTGGGATTTGTAGCTAAATGTAAATCGAAAAATAATTTATTCAGGTGTTCTTTCATATTGTTTTGACCAAAAAAAATTAAACTTAAAAAAGTAAATGCTATACTTAGGATACTTTTCATGATAAAATGATTATGTCTATCTTATGTTGATGAACTTATTTAATTATTATTAAAAACGATTGATTTTATCAAAACTTATTTAAAAAATAATAGTATACTGGTACTTAAGATTGCTATATTTTAATTTATCAAAACGTACTTCTCGAACCATCTTTTTTACGTGCAGTTTATTATGCTTGCCAAAAAATATTGGATAAAAAGTTAGTATTTGTCATTAAATTATATGATATGGGTGTATTTCAGCTAAAAGACTTTGTTGTAAAGATTCTATTCTTACACAAATCTTCTTTTTATTATCAATTTTGATGATTTCACACTCGTAGTTTTCAAAAGGACCTGATTTTATTCTCTTTATTTCACCAACCTTCAACTCTAATGAACTTTTAAGTTCGACCTGTGAAAACTGATTAAGGAAAATCTTTATTTGATTAATTTCTTCATCTAAAACCCTAACTAATCTACCTCCAAATTTGATAAATAAAACAACGCCATCAATAGATAAAGCTTTTAAGTAGTCTTTTACCGTATCTAAATAAATAAATACATAAGAACTAAAAAGAGGTTTTTCCACCTTCTTTTTTCGATCACTCCACTTTGACATTACTGTATTGAGTGGTAGATATACTTTGAAATTTTGCTCGTTTAATTTTTGTGCGATCTTTTTTTCATATCGAGATTTGGTATAAATCACATACCACCACCACCCTTGGTTGAAATTCATATTTTCAGAAAACATTGGTTATTTTACAGCTTCGCCACTTAAGTCACATTATAGAATGTACAAAAGGGTCAAAGAGATCAAAAAAACAAAAGAAAAAACTTAAAAAGAGAATTTAAGTTTAAAAAAAGATTATTCTTAATTGCTTTTTTTTGATCATCAGTGTTTATTTTGCGCTAAAATATAAAAAAAATAAATATAGAAATCATGGCAACTTGAATTTAACAAAATTTTAATTCACAATTTTAACTATTTCACTGATATACAGAAACATATCTTTTGTTAAAAATTTATTTTTTAAATGACATGTTGTCCCAAATATCCTTTCATACTATAAAATTGATACTTATAGCTATAATCCAAATCGTAAACCTCATGAGATAAAGGGTTAGGTTGAGTTTCTTTTTATTAAAAATAATATCTACCAATTGTTTATCCTTCCGATTTCCTTTTTGTAGACACAACTGTCCATTTTGCCATTCACCTTTGTGATCAATTGTCCATAAAACGCACTAACTTATCCCATTTTCAAGATAGATATTTAGATATGTCTTTTTGGTAGCTCTGTTTATAAAATATCCTGATAATTATGCATTTCCACTAAGATATTTCCATTCTGTATTGAGAACATTTGTAAATTTCCTTCTTAGTCATATTTTCTCCATAATAAGATCTTCACAAGTTACTGTTTCCTTATCTCTGATTAATTCGTGATAGGTATCATAAACTTTCTGCTCAAATGTTTTCAAATAAAAATTAAGTGGTCTGCATTCTTCTGAAGAGCCACTAACCTTCTGCATCGCAGAGTTCCATTTTGAAGGCTTTACTGTACGTTTTGTGCTGATCTCGGATATTTATTTTGCCATCAATTGTAATTCGTAAATAAATAGGAAATTCTCCTACAGAATTGATTTTAGCTTTTTTTTCATAGAAAAGTAAATTGAATGTCTTGTTCATTTCGTTTAGCGTTTAAAATTTAAAATTAACCTTAGCAAAAACTTATCACAAGATATCCAGTTGCTGAACTAGCTACTCAACAGGGTTTTTCTGAATTTTCAGTGACCTTTTTATACCTGCTTTAACAGGTCACTGAATAAGTCACTTTCAGATTGTGCTTTTTTAGTACTCTTTGAACAGACATAAAACAAAAAACGCTTTAAAACGTATGTTTTAAAGCGTTTTGCACTATTTTAACTTAATAGTTGCGATCCGGACGGGACTCGAACCCGCGACCTCCGCCGTGACAGGGCGGCATTCTAACCAGCTGAACTACCGGATCAATTTTTTTAAAAAGTAAATTGAAAACTTTTGCGATCCGGACGGGACTCGAACCCGCGACCTCCGCCGTGACAGGGCGGCATTCTAACCAGCTGAACTACCGGATCATTTAACAATAACTCTAAATTCTTCTCTGTTTATTGTGGTTGCAAAAATACAACTTTTATGCTAAACCGCAAGTGTTTTCATAAAAAAAATGCTCTCCGAAATGGAAAGCATTCATTATCAAAGTGATTTTTTTTATAAATGTGCACTTAATTTTTCAGCAATAATCTCTTTTGGCGTTACACCAACCAATTTATCTACTACCTCACCATTCTTAAAAATAAGAACTGTAGGAATA
This region includes:
- the nusG gene encoding transcription termination/antitermination protein NusG, translating into MFSENMNFNQGWWWYVIYTKSRYEKKIAQKLNEQNFKVYLPLNTVMSKWSDRKKKVEKPLFSSYVFIYLDTVKDYLKALSIDGVVLFIKFGGRLVRVLDEEINQIKIFLNQFSQVELKSSLELKVGEIKRIKSGPFENYECEIIKIDNKKKICVRIESLQQSLLAEIHPYHII
- a CDS encoding M949_RS01915 family surface polysaccharide biosynthesis protein, with amino-acid sequence MKKFILILCLLLAKIIFSQTIPANSQLVSDDMVAKLFTEKVKTDFGIDIPIYKVFEYKDKAGLHYLTLMESEYSKNEDSPLFDKIKLVDVLSTNGILKTNWTVTDFLKTEDVKNDPYFSIWIWTKFLQINDIDGDGISDPIIVYGIRSKNNVDEGKIKIITIHKGKKYAIHHQNSGMDSGRNTQVDKSFYTLPIKIQNKVKEIMTKIAENGNGIFPYGWQKNLKLKKLKFDENY
- a CDS encoding 5-fold beta-flower protein; translation: MKLKKITILALIMLSTIAKAQSIESSSHSTSGYIKSDGTIETSSHSTAGYIKSDGTIENKSHSTAGYIKSDGTIENKSHSTIGYIKSDGTIENSSHSTVGYVKKDGTIENSNHSTIGYVKDNGTVENSSHSTIGYANGVKREWAAVVYFFFKFN
- a CDS encoding DUF3575 domain-containing protein; translated protein: MNDNSLRNNISIDPFGLFFGSIQGTYERSISSSMSIGLNVGYKYNSGIFSVEGIDIDKISTKKFEFSGIKIIPEFRWYLEKGGMTGFYIGGYLKYQNYKTPIEGIYTDNNYQTSPIDLVAQVKTTAVGLQVGYKLVIKKKFFADFLIAGPGFGSNTFEIKENKPLPQGFYNDLNDALEIYNLYDNYKLDVKFDTNQKTDKINLPTFRYGIKVGYMF